In Deltaproteobacteria bacterium, a genomic segment contains:
- a CDS encoding virulence RhuM family protein, which yields MATLFGVKVPAINKHLKNVFDSKELDEDSVVSILETTAADNKKYKTRFYNLDAIVSVGYRVNSYQATQFRSKYFCKMRGPDPETLPRWEMAAQVASQVVAHACAKAAWASWQVAAGFKCWSMGKRGLVGIKEAVAGNTDRE from the coding sequence ATGGCGACGTTGTTTGGCGTCAAGGTTCCGGCAATAAACAAACATTTAAAAAATGTCTTTGATTCCAAAGAATTAGATGAGGATTCAGTTGTTTCCATTTTGGAAACAACTGCTGCGGACAATAAAAAATACAAAACAAGGTTTTACAATCTTGATGCTATTGTCTCGGTCGGATACCGGGTCAATTCCTACCAGGCAACCCAATTCCGCTCAAAATATTTTTGTAAAATGCGTGGGCCTGACCCTGAGACCCTGCCCCGATGGGAAATGGCCGCTCAAGTCGCCAGCCAAGTCGTCGCACATGCCTGCGCCAAAGCGGCTTGGGCATCCTGGCAAGTCGCGGCAGGATTTAAGTGCTGGAGTATGGGGAAACGGGGTTTAGTTGGAATCAAGGAAGCAGTTGCCGGCAACACCGACAGAGAGTGA